The following proteins are co-located in the Leptospira weilii genome:
- a CDS encoding LIC_10572 family protein — MANKRRPPRKKHSSNQKGPGGNRENTDSNRGGNEQREGNRKYSHHQQQGKNFQRNQEFHRKSRELAMEKNSAPKIRAPRESGKLVVRVILTASILLLGIFSYFICENYHTKTPVYGKRGWDDTFHRSATWAEAREICEEKGKRLPGKDQLKTFSKRVEQKLRSAGIFWSSSQDGETGYYFSVNFKDGSEMSSSGAMKYNVICVK; from the coding sequence ATGGCAAACAAAAGAAGGCCTCCCAGAAAGAAGCATAGTTCGAATCAAAAAGGTCCAGGAGGAAATCGGGAAAATACGGATTCCAACCGAGGTGGGAACGAACAAAGAGAAGGAAATAGAAAATATTCTCACCACCAACAACAAGGAAAGAATTTTCAAAGAAATCAAGAATTCCATCGCAAAAGCCGGGAACTTGCTATGGAGAAAAATTCCGCTCCTAAAATAAGAGCGCCTCGAGAAAGTGGAAAGTTGGTGGTACGAGTGATTCTTACCGCCAGTATTCTGCTGTTAGGAATTTTCAGTTATTTCATTTGCGAAAATTATCATACCAAAACTCCCGTTTATGGAAAACGCGGTTGGGATGATACGTTTCATCGATCTGCAACTTGGGCCGAAGCAAGGGAGATCTGTGAGGAAAAAGGGAAACGCCTTCCCGGAAAGGATCAGCTTAAAACTTTCAGTAAAAGAGTGGAGCAAAAGTTACGAAGCGCTGGAATTTTTTGGTCTTCCAGTCAAGACGGAGAAACTGGTTATTACTTTTCGGTTAATTTCAAAGACGGTTCGGAAATGAGCAGTTCGGGAGCAATGAAGTATAACGTGATCTGCGTTAAGTGA
- a CDS encoding HEAT repeat domain-containing protein produces the protein MSLYSKLKNLYLCIILCFSPSLVDLKAESNAPPYRDTDLPRQIDASDSSAENSDPQEESSTNENGLNVDDPRNLTEESDGVSSYEKIKRKDLTPQERQEIEYDLLIKKGILAVFRAETEKRYKVLNRIALTHPIPRVRAAAVLAIGRIGKGEVKTLHRVIERDGEAVRQAAYKALADIGSPSSLNYFFSGIKSNDPEIQFSSWRGMGKTKDPSARDALLRQGIRSSRREIVKSSILGLAAFQINEDLKLFKTYLNSDDLELQKTAIEALGIHKTRASLRILEQTLETKPEFAKDIIEAIGNNTSLYGTYSFIRILENSTSQELTQRILAQLFLRKAFYQFGTVKVENGFSQENPYPTSRKLRDLSAGEVGKILKKSDRRFIQKVGDKFAEDYYYLLLLESKNPESYYETFQSWVFGAYLKIRTITAPTKELKGKKVRKSLKKKPNYKFTPASEMEETDPAPSGQSEESSTEESLPLEN, from the coding sequence ATGTCTTTATATTCAAAACTTAAAAACTTATACCTTTGTATTATTCTTTGTTTTTCTCCAAGTTTAGTCGATTTGAAAGCGGAATCGAATGCTCCTCCTTATCGCGACACTGATCTCCCAAGGCAGATCGACGCTTCAGATAGCTCCGCTGAAAATTCCGATCCGCAAGAAGAATCATCCACAAACGAAAACGGTTTAAACGTAGACGACCCAAGAAACCTTACCGAAGAATCGGACGGAGTTTCCTCCTATGAAAAAATTAAAAGAAAGGATCTTACACCGCAAGAACGACAAGAAATCGAATACGACCTACTGATTAAAAAAGGTATCCTTGCCGTTTTTCGAGCAGAGACCGAAAAGCGTTATAAAGTCCTGAATCGGATTGCGCTTACCCATCCGATTCCAAGAGTTAGAGCCGCGGCGGTTTTAGCAATCGGCAGAATAGGCAAAGGAGAAGTAAAAACTTTACATCGTGTTATCGAAAGAGACGGAGAAGCAGTCAGACAAGCGGCCTACAAAGCATTAGCCGATATCGGATCACCCTCTTCCCTGAATTATTTTTTCAGTGGAATCAAATCCAACGATCCGGAAATTCAATTTTCTTCTTGGAGAGGAATGGGTAAAACCAAGGACCCTTCCGCAAGAGACGCACTGCTACGCCAGGGCATCCGTTCTTCCAGACGCGAAATTGTGAAATCCTCCATCTTAGGGCTCGCCGCATTTCAGATAAACGAGGATCTCAAACTTTTCAAAACGTATCTGAATTCCGACGATCTCGAACTTCAAAAAACCGCAATCGAAGCCCTGGGAATCCATAAAACCCGCGCTTCATTAAGAATCTTAGAACAAACCTTGGAAACAAAACCCGAATTCGCAAAAGACATCATAGAAGCGATCGGCAATAATACGAGTCTTTACGGAACATATTCTTTTATTAGAATATTAGAAAACTCGACTTCCCAAGAATTAACTCAAAGAATTTTGGCGCAATTGTTTCTTAGAAAGGCTTTTTATCAATTCGGGACCGTGAAGGTGGAAAACGGCTTCTCCCAAGAAAATCCGTATCCCACATCCCGCAAACTGCGCGATCTTTCCGCCGGAGAAGTCGGAAAAATTCTAAAAAAGAGCGATCGCAGATTCATCCAAAAAGTCGGAGATAAATTCGCAGAAGATTATTATTATCTTCTCCTTTTAGAATCCAAAAATCCGGAAAGTTATTACGAAACGTTTCAATCCTGGGTATTCGGAGCATATCTGAAAATCAGAACGATTACAGCTCCGACTAAAGAACTTAAAGGGAAAAAAGTTAGAAAATCCCTGAAAAAAAAGCCAAACTACAAATTCACTCCCGCTTCCGAAATGGAAGAAACCGATCCGGCTCCTTCAGGCCAGAGCGAGGAATCTTCTACGGAAGAAAGCCTTCCTTTAGAGAACTGA
- a CDS encoding homoserine dehydrogenase codes for MERIRIGLIGAGTVGSGVIEILKKESISYREKFGIEPILFSVCTRTPEKIKKELQNFPNCKLESDYQKIITDPEIDMILELVGGTDVAYSIIKEALKNGKTVITANKALLSQKGDELFSLAQEQGLEIGIEASVAGAIPVIRSIKSALCSDSFLSLYGILNGTTNFILSKMELEHLDYSEALRIAQDLGFAEKDPTFDVEGIDTAHKISILGSLAFSEKIPLQSIQIEGITKISKLDIQFASELGYRIKLLGLVRKLSHQIEARVQPVMIPVKHPFANIMNEMNAVYYQTVYAGPGMFVGKGAGSLPTASSVVSDVLYYGARRNKGLSREKNLFPQATISEANGSLVRYYLRFTTVDLPGVLSEISKVLGDHGISISSVRQNEAEKEPVEVVVITHPATEEKIKKSLKIIDGLSLIRHTSVAIRLEDKL; via the coding sequence ATGGAACGCATTCGTATTGGATTGATCGGAGCCGGAACCGTAGGATCAGGCGTTATCGAAATTCTTAAAAAAGAAAGTATCTCATATCGCGAAAAGTTTGGAATAGAACCGATTCTTTTCTCCGTTTGTACTCGAACCCCCGAAAAAATCAAAAAGGAGCTACAAAATTTTCCAAATTGTAAACTGGAATCCGATTATCAAAAGATTATTACCGATCCTGAAATCGATATGATTTTAGAACTTGTCGGCGGAACGGATGTCGCCTATTCGATCATAAAAGAAGCTTTAAAGAACGGAAAAACTGTGATTACTGCAAACAAAGCTTTACTTTCTCAAAAAGGGGACGAATTGTTTTCTCTCGCTCAAGAGCAGGGCTTAGAAATCGGAATCGAAGCGTCCGTAGCGGGAGCCATTCCGGTGATTCGCTCGATCAAATCCGCGCTCTGTTCCGATTCGTTTCTTTCTTTATATGGTATTCTGAACGGAACGACAAATTTTATTCTTTCCAAGATGGAATTGGAGCATCTGGATTATTCGGAAGCTCTTCGAATCGCTCAAGACCTAGGTTTCGCTGAGAAAGATCCTACGTTCGACGTGGAAGGAATCGATACCGCTCACAAGATCAGTATTTTGGGAAGTTTAGCATTCTCCGAAAAAATTCCTTTACAGAGCATACAAATCGAAGGTATAACAAAGATTAGCAAACTAGATATCCAATTTGCGAGTGAACTCGGTTATAGAATTAAACTTCTTGGGCTGGTGCGAAAGTTGTCTCATCAAATCGAAGCCAGAGTTCAACCTGTGATGATTCCGGTCAAACATCCGTTTGCGAATATTATGAACGAGATGAATGCGGTTTATTATCAAACCGTATACGCAGGACCGGGAATGTTTGTGGGGAAAGGAGCCGGATCTTTGCCAACCGCCTCTTCGGTCGTTTCCGATGTGCTTTATTACGGAGCGAGAAGAAACAAGGGGCTTTCTCGGGAAAAAAATCTTTTTCCACAAGCAACGATCTCGGAGGCTAACGGCTCCCTAGTGCGTTATTATCTCAGGTTTACTACCGTGGATTTACCAGGAGTTCTTTCTGAAATTTCCAAGGTACTGGGAGACCATGGAATTTCGATTTCTTCGGTGAGACAAAATGAAGCTGAAAAAGAACCCGTTGAAGTTGTTGTGATTACACATCCTGCAACGGAAGAGAAAATAAAAAAATCATTGAAGATCATAGACGGGCTGTCTTTAATCCGGCATACTTCGGTCGCGATTCGATTAGAAGACAAACTCTGA
- a CDS encoding STAS domain-containing protein: MAKVEFDSLYIETIRTSLPDKEVQLVVFNGKVTNSNSFEISRKIHFIFEEEVYNIILDLSNLEYINSVGVATILTLIKTVDQHSGKIVIGGLNHFLENVIRLMELPKKVQIYHSIEEAKKAFSS; encoded by the coding sequence ATGGCGAAAGTAGAATTCGATTCATTGTATATTGAGACGATAAGGACAAGCCTCCCCGATAAGGAAGTCCAACTCGTTGTATTCAACGGAAAGGTAACCAACTCCAATTCTTTCGAGATTTCCCGCAAAATTCATTTTATCTTCGAAGAGGAGGTTTACAACATCATCTTGGATCTTTCCAATCTCGAATACATCAACAGCGTTGGAGTTGCTACAATTCTGACCTTGATCAAAACTGTGGATCAACATTCCGGCAAAATCGTCATCGGCGGCCTCAATCATTTTTTGGAAAACGTAATCCGTTTGATGGAACTTCCGAAAAAAGTACAGATTTATCATTCCATTGAGGAAGCCAAAAAAGCTTTTTCTTCCTAA
- a CDS encoding amidohydrolase encodes MINKISGRIVTHEKDFLGTVEWDLKTGLILGIREHAEAKAFWNTRSKENEIRFDPSETVIFPGFGDIHIHAREDESGKQTYKEDFISASAAAVNGGVIHVADMPNNPIPPVDELTYSKKRKLADRSNIHITLYAGIGPNTQPLKQSVPYKVFMGPSIGELFFHDNQTLEDTIRVYAGENISFHCEDPEILEKYQNEKFHEDRRPAEAETTATDFALYLIEKYNLRGKLCHYSTGEGLSKIKLAKQKGLKITCEVTPTHLFFDRSMLTFENRHWFQMNPPLRERDDRERMLEGVKQGWIDYLATDHAPHSIEEKHKGTSGISQLDTYSLFVTWLILKAEVELKTIARICAKNPGDFVNEYLPEKFGKGFGEIESGYSANFTVLNLKKPKKFLKEEIKSKSGWSPFENYEFPGSIEAVFFCGVRMK; translated from the coding sequence ATGATTAATAAAATATCCGGCAGAATTGTCACTCATGAGAAAGATTTTTTGGGAACCGTGGAATGGGACCTTAAAACGGGGCTCATTCTCGGGATTCGGGAACACGCAGAAGCGAAAGCGTTTTGGAATACGCGGTCAAAAGAGAATGAAATCCGATTTGATCCCTCCGAGACAGTGATCTTTCCAGGTTTTGGAGACATCCATATTCACGCAAGGGAAGACGAAAGCGGTAAACAAACCTATAAGGAGGATTTTATTTCCGCGAGTGCGGCGGCAGTCAATGGCGGAGTTATTCACGTTGCGGATATGCCGAACAATCCGATCCCTCCCGTAGACGAACTTACATATTCAAAAAAACGCAAGTTAGCCGATCGATCTAATATACACATAACGTTATATGCGGGAATCGGACCGAATACGCAACCTCTAAAACAGTCCGTTCCTTATAAAGTTTTTATGGGTCCGAGCATAGGGGAGCTTTTTTTCCATGATAATCAAACTTTGGAAGATACGATCCGTGTCTATGCAGGGGAGAATATAAGCTTTCACTGCGAAGATCCCGAAATTCTTGAAAAATATCAGAACGAAAAATTTCACGAGGACAGAAGACCCGCCGAAGCGGAAACGACGGCGACCGATTTTGCTTTATATCTGATCGAAAAATACAATCTCAGAGGAAAACTCTGTCATTATTCTACCGGAGAAGGTTTGAGCAAAATCAAACTCGCAAAACAAAAAGGACTCAAAATTACCTGCGAAGTGACGCCCACTCATTTGTTTTTCGATAGGTCTATGTTGACTTTTGAAAATCGTCATTGGTTTCAAATGAATCCCCCTTTGCGGGAAAGGGACGATCGGGAAAGGATGCTTGAAGGTGTCAAACAAGGCTGGATCGATTATCTCGCGACGGATCATGCTCCTCACAGTATCGAGGAAAAACACAAAGGCACGAGCGGAATTTCTCAGCTGGATACATATTCGCTTTTTGTAACATGGTTGATCTTGAAAGCGGAAGTGGAATTAAAAACGATTGCAAGGATTTGCGCAAAGAATCCGGGAGACTTTGTGAACGAATATCTTCCCGAAAAATTCGGCAAAGGCTTCGGCGAGATAGAATCGGGTTATTCGGCCAATTTTACCGTTTTGAATTTAAAAAAGCCGAAGAAATTTCTAAAAGAGGAAATCAAAAG